The genomic segment GCCTGCACGAGCGTCGCGCGGGCGGCGCGCGCGTCGCCCGCGACTTGCAGCAACGCGCCGAGCTGCGACGGCGCTTTCGCGAGTTCGCGCAGGATCGGCAGGATCGCCGTGCTGCCGTCTTCGCGCAGGCCGGCCATCGCGGCCTTCGGCAGCGTGCGCCACGCCGGATCGACGATCGCGCGGCACACCGCGAACGGCACGCCGCGCGCCGCCGCGAATGCGCCGGCGATATGCGATTCCATGTCGACCGCGAGCGCGCCCTTCGACCGGTGCAGCGCGTCCTTCTCGCGCGCGTCGACGACGGGCGCGCCGACCGCCGCGACCGCGCCGCGACGCGTGCGCGACGCGACCGGCGTGCCGGCGAGCGCGGCGACGATGCGCGCGCTCCACGCGGCATCGGTATCGAGCACGCCGAACGGCCCGTCGACGGAATCGGCGACGATCAATGCGCCCGGCGCGAGTTCGGGCGCGAGCCCGCCCGCCGTGCCGAAGCTGACGACGCCCGCGCAGCCGTGCGCATCGGCCGCCTCGGCGAGCGCACGCTCGAGCCGGTCCGCGCGCGCCGCATAGACGGCCTCGACGCCCACGCCGCGCGCGATCCGCGCTTCGAACGCCATTCCGGCGACGGCGATCACGGCTGCGGCCGAACGACCGAAACCAGCCATCGGCCGTTACATCCCGACCGTCACGCGCGCCGCACCCGCGCGCTTCAGGTTGCGATAGCGGGCGAGCGCC from the Burkholderia humptydooensis genome contains:
- a CDS encoding phosphorylase, whose product is MAGFGRSAAAVIAVAGMAFEARIARGVGVEAVYAARADRLERALAEAADAHGCAGVVSFGTAGGLAPELAPGALIVADSVDGPFGVLDTDAAWSARIVAALAGTPVASRTRRGAVAAVGAPVVDAREKDALHRSKGALAVDMESHIAGAFAAARGVPFAVCRAIVDPAWRTLPKAAMAGLREDGSTAILPILRELAKAPSQLGALLQVAGDARAARATLVQARQAFERAGAWRIG